In Dyadobacter sp. NIV53, a single window of DNA contains:
- a CDS encoding efflux RND transporter permease subunit — MSVSEIAVKRPLLIVVIFTVLILFGVQSYFLLNYKLLPNIAVNVVSVSTIYPGAGAAEVESTVTKKLEDAFASIEGLDQITSTSQEGVSQITVTLKASADVDKAERDIQRKADQAQNELPDGIDKPLVNKISLEETPVIQAGVTSKLSPRELYDLMDLQVRPLLQNLQGVGQVNIIGGDERQIQVNIDQARLKGYNLSIDQITQAVAKGNQSFPAGQIETKNQQFSIRYDANVTSLNQIRKLIVAKDMRGGTIYLENVAEVVDATAKTTAISHVNGIPSIGVQLIKQTDANAVDVSRLVKEEFLKLESQYKSENVKFQVTNDQSTYTLASAHAVMEDLVLAIIIVGLVMLAFLHSVRSSMFVLIALPCSIIPTFIAMYFLGFSLNLMTLMALSLVVGILVDDSIVVLENIYRHLEMGKDRMTAALEGRSEIGFTALAITLVDVVVFLPLSLSGGIIGMILREFALVVVISTLMSLFVSFTVTPLLASRFGKVEVMDPKTLWGKINLGFESLINQLIAGYAYLLEIVLHKKRYLLSGVIVLIVGSLMLVGKGFIGATFMPSGDQGELVIKLELDPSASIYQTNMATQQVEELIMKKPEVVNVFSSVGFVSGSVSGASNNGNLADITVSLVDKKERNFTPAEFGLRMQKEISAVIPGVKVTTAATSITGQSAAPIQVAVKGVNLENVRKVANQYKETIASIAGTQFVELSVKNQKQEVEVKLNREKMTLLGLDASQVGAALQNAFSGNDQSKFKQSGNEYDIKIGLDQYNRSNISNVKNLSFTNTDGQSFVLSQFAEVGDGLGESVLQRNNRLSAITVNAYVVGRPVGSVSDEIAAKAAKIELPEGVTIEYLGDTKNQGDAFGSLALALITAVLLVYLIMVALYESLIYPFVVLFSIPVALIGAFLALALSMETLNVFSIIGVIMLLGLVSKNAILIVDFTNELKAKGHSAHDALIEAGKERLRPILMTTLAMILGMLPIALASGAGSEIKNGMAWVIIGGLTSSMILTLFVVPSMYLIIERLVVRFGKKEKPQTTEALVVYEG, encoded by the coding sequence AGCCGTCAAACGGCCACTATTAATCGTCGTAATATTTACTGTGCTCATTCTTTTTGGTGTACAGAGTTACTTCCTTTTGAATTACAAACTGCTTCCCAATATTGCTGTCAATGTGGTGAGTGTAAGCACTATTTATCCGGGTGCAGGCGCGGCAGAAGTTGAAAGCACGGTTACCAAAAAACTCGAAGATGCATTTGCTTCTATTGAGGGGCTTGACCAGATCACTTCAACTTCCCAGGAAGGCGTATCACAAATTACCGTAACACTGAAAGCCAGTGCGGATGTGGACAAAGCAGAACGCGATATTCAGCGTAAAGCCGACCAGGCGCAAAATGAATTACCGGATGGTATCGATAAGCCACTCGTAAACAAGATCAGTCTGGAAGAAACGCCGGTGATCCAGGCGGGTGTCACCTCAAAACTTTCACCCAGGGAATTGTATGATCTGATGGATTTGCAGGTGCGGCCGCTTTTGCAAAATCTTCAGGGAGTAGGCCAGGTCAATATCATTGGCGGTGACGAAAGGCAAATTCAGGTTAATATAGATCAGGCCAGATTAAAAGGCTATAATTTAAGTATAGACCAGATTACCCAGGCAGTTGCAAAAGGCAACCAGTCATTCCCGGCCGGACAGATTGAAACCAAAAACCAACAGTTCTCGATCCGCTATGATGCTAACGTGACTTCCTTAAACCAGATCAGAAAACTGATCGTTGCCAAAGACATGCGGGGCGGAACCATTTATCTTGAAAACGTGGCAGAAGTAGTAGACGCTACTGCCAAAACAACAGCCATCAGTCATGTAAACGGTATTCCTTCGATAGGAGTGCAGCTGATCAAACAAACGGATGCCAATGCGGTGGACGTAAGCCGGCTGGTAAAAGAAGAATTCCTTAAACTGGAAAGTCAGTATAAATCCGAGAATGTGAAGTTTCAGGTTACCAACGACCAGAGTACATATACGCTTGCATCTGCCCATGCGGTGATGGAAGATCTGGTATTGGCCATTATTATTGTCGGGCTTGTCATGCTCGCATTTTTGCACAGTGTGAGAAGTTCGATGTTTGTATTGATCGCGCTTCCATGCTCGATCATCCCGACTTTCATTGCCATGTATTTTCTTGGTTTTTCGTTGAATCTGATGACTTTGATGGCGCTTTCGCTGGTGGTCGGGATTCTGGTCGATGACTCGATTGTGGTTTTGGAGAATATTTACCGGCATTTGGAAATGGGAAAAGACAGGATGACTGCTGCGCTGGAAGGTCGTAGTGAAATCGGGTTTACAGCTCTTGCCATTACATTGGTGGACGTGGTTGTATTTCTTCCGTTATCACTTTCAGGAGGGATTATCGGTATGATCCTGCGCGAGTTTGCACTGGTTGTGGTGATATCTACGCTGATGAGTTTGTTCGTTTCCTTTACCGTAACACCGCTTTTGGCAAGCCGTTTTGGAAAAGTGGAAGTGATGGATCCCAAGACTTTGTGGGGCAAAATTAACCTGGGTTTTGAAAGTTTAATCAACCAGTTAATTGCCGGTTATGCTTATCTGCTAGAAATTGTATTACATAAAAAACGCTATCTGCTATCAGGCGTGATTGTCCTCATTGTCGGATCTTTAATGCTTGTGGGAAAAGGTTTTATCGGCGCCACATTCATGCCGTCGGGTGATCAGGGTGAGCTGGTTATCAAGCTGGAACTGGATCCGTCGGCCAGTATTTACCAAACCAATATGGCCACGCAGCAGGTTGAAGAATTGATCATGAAAAAACCGGAGGTGGTCAACGTATTTTCAAGTGTCGGATTTGTATCCGGCAGTGTTTCAGGTGCGTCTAATAACGGAAATCTGGCCGACATTACAGTTAGTTTAGTAGATAAAAAGGAAAGGAATTTTACCCCGGCGGAATTTGGGCTCAGGATGCAGAAAGAAATCAGTGCAGTCATTCCGGGCGTGAAAGTGACTACGGCTGCAACGAGCATAACGGGCCAGAGTGCCGCTCCGATCCAGGTAGCTGTAAAAGGTGTTAACCTTGAAAATGTACGTAAAGTGGCAAATCAGTATAAAGAAACGATCGCCAGCATTGCCGGGACACAGTTCGTTGAATTATCAGTCAAGAACCAGAAACAGGAAGTAGAAGTAAAACTGAACCGCGAAAAGATGACACTTCTGGGACTTGATGCAAGCCAGGTTGGTGCAGCGCTTCAAAACGCTTTCAGCGGAAATGACCAGAGCAAATTCAAGCAGTCGGGCAATGAATATGATATTAAAATCGGTTTGGATCAATACAACCGCTCGAATATCAGCAATGTGAAAAATCTGTCTTTTACCAATACAGACGGTCAAAGTTTTGTGTTGAGCCAGTTTGCAGAGGTCGGTGATGGATTGGGAGAAAGTGTTTTGCAGCGTAACAACCGTCTGAGTGCCATTACTGTAAATGCATATGTAGTAGGAAGGCCGGTTGGTTCAGTATCCGATGAAATAGCGGCGAAAGCGGCCAAAATCGAATTACCGGAAGGTGTAACCATTGAATATCTGGGAGATACCAAGAATCAGGGCGATGCATTTGGCAGCCTGGCGCTGGCATTAATTACGGCCGTATTGCTTGTGTACCTGATTATGGTAGCGCTTTACGAAAGTCTGATCTATCCGTTTGTCGTTCTGTTCTCTATTCCTGTTGCTTTAATCGGCGCATTTCTGGCACTTGCCTTGTCCATGGAAACGCTCAACGTCTTCTCGATCATCGGGGTAATTATGCTGCTCGGCCTGGTTTCTAAAAACGCCATTCTGATCGTGGATTTTACCAATGAACTGAAAGCAAAAGGACATTCGGCGCATGACGCGCTGATCGAAGCGGGCAAAGAAAGGCTCCGTCCAATCCTGATGACCACACTGGCGATGATCCTGGGTATGCTTCCAATCGCACTGGCAAGCGGAGCAGGTTCAGAAATCAAAAACGGAATGGCCTGGGTAATCATCGGCGGCCTGACAAGTTCAATGATACTGACCTTGTTTGTTGTACCATCTATGTACCTGATCATTGAGAGACTAGTTGTCCGGTTTGGGAAAAAGGAAAAACCACAGACTACCGAGGCGCTTGTGGTTTATGAGGGGTAG